The nucleotide window AGCCTCTTTTGGTCTCGCCACAGCTGTAAGCTCGACGTCCACGGTGCCGCCGGACCAACTCGCTGTGAAAACGCGACTCAGACGCAGCCACCCTGGATTGAAATAATCGGCACGAATGCACTTTCGAATCTTCCACCCATGTCTGTGCTAATCATTTGAATCCAGCGCACCTTATCCGACGGAGTGTTAGGGCCTCGCACAGAAcaacaagagaaaaagaaaaattacaagaataaagtcttgGTATGAAAGTAGTCGGAACATTACGACTTCTGTTAAAAATTCTggtaaaagtgtttctgttaaTATTCCGattttttcctgaaacattATGATTTCACGCTGGtatcattttgactttattcttgtaatgcTACTACTTTATCTTCataataaacattgtttttgtgcgTTTCGTTAGCGTAGCCCTAGTACTCGGTTGTACccttaaaactgtatttaaaaaaaaaaaaattaaattctgggttttttttttctttttcttttttagaaatggcaggaaaactgcatttttataatttaacaacAAACTCCAATGTATAATTTGCGACAACACAAGGTGGTgcacaacagcaacaacaacaaaaaaaagaaggattATGATacaattgttattatttttcaaaataaaaggctttCCGTCCGTCTTCCCACCAAGCCTCACTGTCGCTAACAAAGGCATCCCCTCACcataatgctgccaccgccaCGTCTCACTGAACGGATAGCCTGCTCCGagcagactgaaaacaaatgcacgccacacttttcagatttgcattcctaatagatttttttttttttttaaacatagaGAATTCTTCTAAAGGAGCCTGGACACTTTTTTAATCACTACTTTGAGATACATCGAGGTTTGtgatgacaaaaatgtgaactaCTCAGTGAACATCTGTCGGGTCTCTTGGAAATGTTTCACACACTCCTTATTTATGGTTCCTCAGCTGCGAACCGGTGCCTTTGTTCCTGTGGTGAGAACACCAGCATTTGCTCTGGGACGAGTTGCTCACTGTAAATATCCaccatgttattttattttttttctgaacagcagGATCTGTCCATAACCTGCGCAGTTGCAGgcagttttaactttttgtttgtttgtttgtttaaattttgattACATTGATGAGGTTTGCAGGGCGGTTGAGTTGTTAGAGCCAGCTGTACGGAGAGAGAGGaggatttcatgttttcattaaagccTGTAGCTGGAGAGCGGGTGTTGCTGATATCGTCGTATCTTCATTTTTAAGGATgcattttttcaattttttttgtgaggCTGAGGCATTTAAGGTCAACGTTTGCGTCAGCCATCAGAGAAGAGAACCGATAAAAGAGACGAGTCTATTTGGACGTAACCGGGGTTGGCGAGAGTCTGTTTGGAGGGTGGTGCAGTTTTATCAGGGTGCCTCAAGATACtggaggtaaaaaataaataaataaataaataaaagtgttatcagtgtttttgtctgttGCTGGTTAAGAAACACCTCAACAAACTAACTAAACATAGGTAACTACTGCTGGGATCTGGTCCAGACTCTGAATCCTGGACCAGATCACCCAATAAAACATTGGCCTTATTTTGTCTCAgtggttttatttctaattagtCACCGTGACGTTTTAACCTCACCAGATCGTGCGGTTCTCGTCTTTTCCTAGAAACGGTTTTCCTTGAAGTTGCGACACTTCAGGTTAGACTGAAGCACAAACCGGACTCTTACTTGTTTGTTTGTCGTTTCCTTTTGCCTTCCTGTGCAACTTAACCacgaaaaaataaataagtaaaacaggTAATAAATGGCTCCTTCATCGGCTGCCACAGTGACTACCTTCATGGCGGCGCCGCCCGTGAACAGAGCCACTCTGTGTGGACGCGGCGCTGCGTCTTTGGGGAGAGGCGTGCCGAGATGTGAGGTCATGCGTAGCAGCATGTTTACACCGATTTAGGTTGTTTATTCATCGTTCTAGTCACTGAGGAAAATGCTGTAGATTGAAATATAAAGGTGTGTTCAGTACAGGTAGGTATAACGTTCCTcgtcctgttttattttggaagcGCCGTGTCctctttactttctgttttctctcgCTCCCGTCTCTGAGCTcctgttttgtctttctttcataCAGATGATGATTGGATATTCTAATCCACTGGATTAACAAAATGACTTGTTTCCCCCCCTCACAATTGTAACTTTTAATCTTtgaaaattaaagtcagaattctgaaattaaagtcagaatattgtGTGTTTGAGCCACTGCagaaagaaggggaaaaaaatggagaaaatgttctaggaaaaacaaggacatttctgagcttctAGTTGAAATTTgctagagaaaaaaacaaaacaaaacaattctgagaaattttgtagaaaaaaaacttgaaaatttgaGTGAAACAAAttgccagaaaaaaatctcaatttgaGAATCTCGGAAGTTATCTAGCAAAAACTTGAATATACAGCATTtccaaaagtcagaaattttcaagtttttttttctagaaaatttctgagattgatctAAAAAATTATGAGTTTGTAGGTATAAATTTAGTGTTCCTTTTTCCACCCTGATACACCTACACAGAATCCTGAGGAAAACGTCGgaccagttttttttgtttttgttttttttttttaattggcctCATTCTTCTTCCGTACTTTGACGGTGAGTTGTGGCCTGTTTTGTGTTCCATTCCTAGTTCCTGGTTCTGTGAGTTTTGTGAAGGGGGAACTCGGAGAGCGCTGGAAATTAGGAGcatcaatcaaattaaatgtgtgCCACAATTTTGtcatcttgttttcatttttcaagcaAAAACAGTCAATATGATTAGCATGGagttgggcaactccaggcctcgagggccggtgtcctgcaacttttagatatatcgctacttcaacacacctgagtcaaataatgaggtcattagcagaactctggagaacttgactgcacttaggaggtgattcagctgttggattcaggtgtgttggaccagggaggcatataagagttgcaggacaccggccctccaggaccaggaccgcccacccctgatctagagcTAAAACAAAGGGGATAAATGAGTTTAGTAGAATCttgattaaatatatttgcaagtacatatttacagaagtgtttttattcatagaAAATATCACAAATGCATAGACAATACAAAAACAGGGCATGCGTTTGACAAAAACTCGGATTCTTCTTTTACAAGGTGATTTTCTATATTACATGAACAGAGGGGTTTTGTCATTCGTAGAGCATCGTTCATTAATGACATGTGCTAAATTAATTCTTTAAAAGACAGCGCCCATATAGTCCCCAACAATCACAGTGTGGAAATCTGTGGACCAAAGGTAAAACTGTAACAACATCCTGTCAAGCAGCTGCCACTGACTGGTGTTAATGTGAATGATAAAAGCAAGTATTTGTAGTGCTGCTCCGAAAGCTGAGGTGGAAATTTTCCACAAAGAAGATGTAAACATTtctagttttttgggggggaggggtCGGATGATTTTCTGAATTGTCCCAGAGGTGTTTCACCagtcattgaaataaaaatctttcaaaggtcacattgtctgttttaaaaagtaaagcgATACAGGAACTGTCGACTTGCCTATTTGGATGTAGGTTCGTTGTAAATCATCTATCGGTAGCAGTACACGGCAAATTTCATGTGTGGAGCCGGGAACCCAAAGCTACGCACCCCTGGCTGTGACGGGCCACAGTTAGGCCTGGCGTTTGTGATGGGGTAACGCACGCTCCCGTCGGCCAACCAGCCCGCGTCGCAGCGGTCCAGTCCCTTCAGCTTCCAGGCGGCGTACAGCTGGCCCACTTTGGCGACCCGGCCCCCGTCTCTGGCACAAGCACGGGCTGCTTCTGTGAAATTCAGCCGTCTTGGGTAGTTTAAGTGATAAACCATCCCTAGAGCAGAGAGAAGCGTGATAAGCAAAGAGGATCATCTGTAGTTGCAGAAACCCGGCGGGTTTCCATACCGACCCTTCATGGAGGCCGAGAAGCAGAAAGCGTCAAATCGGTGGAAGAGGCGGTGTTTTGGTCCGTAGCTGCGGAGTCCAGGAGCCGAACTTTCACCTCCGCAGCCGTGCCGTGGGGCGGTGATGGGGTACTGCACGGTGCCGTCGGCCAGCCAGCCGGCGTTGCACCAGTCCAGCCCGTCCTCCCAGGCCGAGAGGAGCTGCTCAAACGTAGCCAGAGTTGCATCTTGGTCCAGGCACGCTTGCTGGGCACCAAAGAAGTTCAGATGGTAGCGTCCCTTCGGAGAGTGATAGGGGAACACAACGCCTACGAAGGAAAAGCAGTTTACAACTCAAATCCTCACAGGTAAAAAGAGCCTAAATGAATCTCACAAACAATCCTTTTATCATCAAATCTAGAATTTGCTGATGCAGTCTGCAGACTGCCTGAATTCCTCAGGTTGATAGACCTCAAAGAGACTATATTAACAGGTGGTTATCATGCAtcgtttatcgtgataaatttcttattctGGTCATTTTCATATATCGTCACGATAAATTCAACATTATGATGTTTAAAAACTCCAAAGCCATCAGTATTGTTGGGATTGTTACTTTgccataaatgtgaaaatatgattaaatgcaagTATTGTGCGCATATTAGTGATTTAAaccacacttctttatgtgactagTGTCCTAAAATGCTGTGCCATTCAATCACAGTTTTACCAAATAAGAAGTAAATAGTTCTTATTATCACTTTTATCGTAATCACAATTTTGCCACAAAATTTTTATCCCCCAACAGAAGATTATGCTGCGTTCCAGTTACCTAAAAAGTAGGAATTTGGAGTTGTTTGACATCAGACCCCAGGTGATGGCGTTCTAGTTAAGATGTCAGGATTTCAACATGGCGTCGCACATAAGCAATGTTTGCAAATGCTGTTACAAACACCATTTTAAGCTTTCCGTCCCATAAGCAAACGCcactttaaatttctttagttTAGAGTCACAGACACAACATGTAACACAGTGGGATTTCCAACTGGGAAGAGATACAGTGTTGGCTCATTATAAGCCAACAGAAAGAATATCAGATACAGAGTTGCTCTTAATAATTAGTaatcatatttacatacatGATCAGATTATGATTAAAAATCTAACGTTACTCATCTACTTCATCTAcactttcttgaaaaaaaacattaacactgaaaacaaacactgaaattgaaaaaaaaaatctaataaaggagctttgaacatgttttgcagttacaaatctttttctttaagtttcaaaaactatttttcgGTTCCAATTAAAGATACTACGGCCCCAATTGAGCGCCGTACAGATGAGCCGTGGCTCTGTCTGCTAGCCTATTACAGACAAACAgtctctgctttgtgtttacCTCAATAAAGTACATTAAACTCAAGTGTGTCTCACCCCTCAGCTCCAGCTCCACCGTCACGCTTTCATCCTCTAGGCCATCGATCACTTCGCAGCGGTACCGCCCGGTGTcgttcagctgcagctcatttaTCACGAGAGACATGTCCCCTGGAGCCGAGCGACGCAGGCGCACTCGGCCTTT belongs to Gambusia affinis linkage group LG08, SWU_Gaff_1.0, whole genome shotgun sequence and includes:
- the hapln3 gene encoding hyaluronan and proteoglycan link protein 3 isoform X1, translated to MLHLSRPLLAACLYLLLPWGQGRTFGYNNGFHYQDISNGDGNGEIYFSGIRLHVESPQHLVSATGGSSVTLPCHYRYEPELTAPRRTRVKWSWLPANAITTNEAFALETEVMVAMGNRHRSYGSFKGRVRLRRSAPGDMSLVINELQLNDTGRYRCEVIDGLEDESVTVELELRGVVFPYHSPKGRYHLNFFGAQQACLDQDATLATFEQLLSAWEDGLDWCNAGWLADGTVQYPITAPRHGCGGESSAPGLRSYGPKHRLFHRFDAFCFSASMKGMVYHLNYPRRLNFTEAARACARDGGRVAKVGQLYAAWKLKGLDRCDAGWLADGSVRYPITNARPNCGPSQPGVRSFGFPAPHMKFAVYCYR
- the hapln3 gene encoding hyaluronan and proteoglycan link protein 3 isoform X3: METGRVVYFSGIRLHVESPQHLVSATGGSSVTLPCHYRYEPELTAPRRTRVKWSWLPANAITTNEAFALETEVMVAMGNRHRSYGSFKGRVRLRRSAPGDMSLVINELQLNDTGRYRCEVIDGLEDESVTVELELRGVVFPYHSPKGRYHLNFFGAQQACLDQDATLATFEQLLSAWEDGLDWCNAGWLADGTVQYPITAPRHGCGGESSAPGLRSYGPKHRLFHRFDAFCFSASMKGMVYHLNYPRRLNFTEAARACARDGGRVAKVGQLYAAWKLKGLDRCDAGWLADGSVRYPITNARPNCGPSQPGVRSFGFPAPHMKFAVYCYR
- the hapln3 gene encoding hyaluronan and proteoglycan link protein 3 isoform X2, which translates into the protein MLHLSRPLLAACLYLLLPWGQGRTFGYNNGFHYQDISNGDGNGEIYFSGIRLHVESPQHLVSATGGSSVTLPCHYRYEPELTAPRRTRVKWSWLPANAITTNEAFALETEVMVAMGNRHRSYGSFKGRVRLRRSAPGDMSLVINELQLNDTGRYRCEVIDGLEDESVTVELELRGVVFPYHSPKGRYHLNFFGAQQACLDQDATLATFEQLLSAWEDGLDWCNAGWLADGTVQYPITAPRHGCGGESSAPGLRSYGPKHRLFHRFDAFCFSASMKGRYGNPPGFCNYRSSPCLCQRRGPGRQSGPAVRRLEAEGTGPLRRGLVGRRERALPHHKRQA